One region of Flavobacterium pisciphilum genomic DNA includes:
- a CDS encoding DUF4328 domain-containing protein, protein MEELRPNGQRAKNAILLIWIVLAINVVSLVSNLLQYNLLHTVGNGGFITPDEANANDSTQQIIAIIFLIVYIISAVTFIQWFRRAYYNLHLKVGHYLSHNEGWAAGGWFVPIVCLYRPIQIMRELYDDTALYLSGKGIKTDKNLTNKALTPWWTLWIVSSIMGQFIYRYDAVATSIDELINSTIANIIMDIIGIPLALITIKIIKDYSQVEPLLIETKENEEEPQPAELLVESN, encoded by the coding sequence ATGGAAGAATTAAGACCTAACGGTCAAAGAGCAAAAAACGCAATCTTGTTAATATGGATTGTTTTAGCAATTAATGTTGTTTCATTAGTTTCAAATCTACTTCAATACAATTTACTACATACGGTTGGCAATGGAGGTTTTATAACGCCAGATGAAGCAAATGCAAATGACAGTACACAACAAATTATTGCTATCATTTTTCTTATTGTTTATATCATTTCAGCAGTAACTTTTATACAATGGTTCAGACGGGCTTATTATAATCTTCATTTAAAAGTTGGCCATTACTTATCTCATAATGAAGGTTGGGCTGCTGGAGGCTGGTTTGTTCCAATAGTATGCCTTTATAGACCTATACAAATAATGAGAGAACTATACGATGACACTGCTCTTTATTTATCAGGTAAAGGAATAAAAACAGATAAAAATCTCACAAATAAAGCATTGACTCCATGGTGGACACTTTGGATTGTTAGTAGCATAATGGGACAATTTATTTATAGATATGATGCAGTTGCAACATCTATTGATGAATTAATTAATAGTACAATTGCAAATATTATAATGGATATTATTGGAATACCACTTGCCTTAATTACTATAAAAATCATCAAAGATTATTCTCAAGTTGAGCCTTTATTAATTGAAACCAAAGAGAATGAAGAAGAGCCTCAACCGGCAGAACTTTTAGTGGAATCAAACTAA
- a CDS encoding DUF1634 domain-containing protein, with translation MIHEKFGEKDFQTIIGNLLRYGVWISLSVAFIGGIIYLMNHGGDIEDYSVFKENDRNIFEVITAIYNGVLQGNGESIIFFGVILLFLTPVLRVLLSLFSFLLEKDYLYVVITLIVIFIILVSVSLGFSH, from the coding sequence ATGATACACGAAAAATTTGGAGAAAAAGATTTTCAAACTATTATAGGAAACTTATTGCGCTACGGAGTATGGATTTCATTATCTGTAGCTTTTATTGGAGGCATCATTTATCTGATGAATCACGGTGGCGATATTGAAGATTATTCGGTATTTAAGGAAAATGACAGAAACATCTTTGAAGTAATAACAGCAATTTATAACGGAGTCCTTCAAGGAAATGGAGAATCAATTATATTTTTTGGTGTGATACTTCTTTTTCTCACACCTGTGTTACGCGTATTGTTGTCGTTATTTTCTTTTTTACTAGAGAAAGATTATCTGTATGTAGTAATTACTCTAATTGTAATTTTTATAATTCTAGTAAGTGTTTCATTAGGATTTTCTCATTAG
- a CDS encoding sulfite exporter TauE/SafE family protein, which yields MTVLTFTLIMLFGAFLAGFIGSLSGLGGGIIIIPLLTVVLGVDIHYAIGAALVSVIATSSGSAAAYVREGITNMRLGIFLEIATTIGAVGGALLSTIAPTSFIAVLFGLTLIFSAINSLRKKEEHIVLESSPLAKKLHLQGTYPTHDGEVVSYGTKNVVGGFSMMGIAGMMSGLLGIGSGAFKVIAMDNIMRIPFKVSTTTSNFMMGVTAMASSVIYIQKGYIEPGICMPVVIGVLFGAMAGAKLLVKTNPKKLRIFFACLIFVLAINMIYNGLNGKI from the coding sequence ATGACAGTACTTACATTTACTCTGATTATGCTTTTTGGTGCTTTTTTAGCAGGTTTTATAGGTTCATTATCAGGGTTAGGAGGCGGAATAATCATTATACCTTTATTAACAGTTGTTTTGGGAGTCGATATCCATTATGCTATTGGAGCGGCTTTAGTATCGGTTATTGCAACTTCATCAGGTTCCGCTGCAGCGTATGTAAGAGAGGGAATTACCAATATGCGTTTGGGAATTTTCCTTGAGATAGCAACTACTATTGGTGCTGTTGGTGGCGCATTACTTTCTACAATTGCACCAACCTCTTTTATTGCTGTTTTATTCGGACTTACATTAATTTTCTCAGCTATTAATTCATTGCGAAAAAAGGAAGAGCACATTGTTTTAGAGTCAAGTCCATTGGCAAAGAAGCTACATTTACAAGGAACCTATCCCACACATGATGGGGAAGTAGTAAGTTATGGAACAAAAAATGTTGTTGGTGGATTTAGTATGATGGGAATTGCTGGGATGATGTCGGGATTACTAGGAATAGGTTCTGGAGCCTTTAAGGTAATTGCAATGGACAATATTATGAGAATTCCGTTTAAGGTATCTACCACAACTAGTAATTTTATGATGGGAGTTACAGCAATGGCTAGTTCTGTGATTTATATCCAGAAAGGGTATATTGAACCAGGAATATGTATGCCAGTAGTTATAGGTGTATTATTTGGTGCCATGGCTGGTGCTAAGTTATTAGTAAAAACAAATCCTAAAAAGCTTCGTATCTTTTTTGCCTGTCTTATTTTTGTACTTGCAATAAACATGATCTATAATGGACTTAATGGAAAAATCTAA
- a CDS encoding response regulator transcription factor — MNVLLIEDDRRISEFIVKGLEENNFTVHLAETGEIARDLLQENTWDIILMDIMLPGIDGIQLTKLMRFKKIYTPILMLSALSNTDDKVNALDSGADDYLVKPFHFQELISRVNALTRRTKFNYDKVETLYTCGSLTINPEEHKVTENSIPIDLSPREYKLLLFLLENRNKVMSRTQILNAVWGINYDNNTNVVDVYISYLRNKIEQNHKFIHTIKGTGYMIKE; from the coding sequence ATGAATGTTTTACTCATTGAGGACGATAGACGCATAAGTGAATTTATAGTAAAAGGTTTAGAAGAAAACAATTTTACAGTGCATTTGGCCGAAACTGGTGAAATTGCCAGAGACTTACTTCAAGAAAACACTTGGGATATTATCTTAATGGATATTATGCTACCGGGCATAGATGGGATACAGTTAACCAAATTAATGCGTTTTAAAAAAATCTACACTCCCATATTAATGCTTAGCGCACTTAGTAATACCGATGATAAAGTAAATGCTTTAGATTCTGGTGCAGATGATTATCTTGTAAAACCTTTCCATTTTCAAGAGTTAATTTCCAGAGTCAATGCACTCACCCGAAGAACTAAATTTAATTATGATAAGGTTGAAACATTATACACTTGTGGAAGCCTGACTATAAACCCAGAAGAGCATAAAGTTACTGAGAACAGCATCCCTATTGATTTATCTCCAAGAGAATATAAATTACTATTGTTTCTGTTAGAAAATAGAAATAAAGTAATGTCAAGAACCCAAATTCTAAATGCAGTTTGGGGAATTAATTATGATAATAATACCAATGTGGTCGATGTTTACATTTCTTATTTAAGAAACAAAATCGAACAAAACCATAAATTTATCCATACCATAAAAGGAACAGGATATATGATCAAAGAATAG
- a CDS encoding sensor histidine kinase has protein sequence MKIRNRFTLISSFTFSIVFIIASIITYLSFYSYSEKIMYNELQKTCLLTGIFYLEKDELPENQHLIIGQQFKENSLEIVTRVYNKQNEIVYGEKESDKNITAGRLDHIRKYKKLSFKSKHHFYFGSYYRDNQGDFVVFVKKNDLEFKTITNRLLIIMILVLVIGLIIIYVVSRKLSNLAYSPIKNIVNQVNEIEASSLDRHIISPESKDEIQELIETYNNLFKRLSDTFVIQKNFINYVSHEFKTPLTAISGNLEVFAQKERTSAEYKEMSEKVLENVYQIEDTLNTLMMLSGLRDNTELNEVFRVDELVWDINDQLPDVHKLKDAQIQIAIEITNDKLLSIKGNSNEIKIALYNIIENAVKYSNGNPIKISLLQQDNQLKIIIEDHGTGISENDLKFIKQTFYRGENVNEIKGSGVGLSLANIIFKQNNIHFTITSKKDEGTTVTLLFPPL, from the coding sequence ATGAAAATACGCAATAGATTTACATTAATATCATCATTCACTTTTAGCATCGTATTTATAATTGCTTCGATTATAACATACTTATCGTTTTATAGCTATTCAGAAAAGATAATGTATAATGAACTTCAAAAAACGTGTTTGCTTACTGGTATCTTCTATTTAGAAAAAGATGAATTACCAGAAAATCAACATTTAATCATTGGGCAACAATTCAAAGAAAATTCTCTGGAAATAGTGACCCGCGTTTATAATAAGCAAAACGAAATTGTTTATGGCGAAAAAGAAAGTGATAAGAATATAACTGCTGGAAGGCTAGATCATATTAGAAAATATAAAAAATTAAGCTTTAAATCAAAACATCATTTTTATTTCGGAAGCTATTACCGTGACAACCAAGGAGATTTTGTGGTTTTTGTTAAAAAGAATGATCTTGAATTTAAAACTATTACAAACAGATTACTAATCATCATGATACTGGTTTTAGTCATTGGACTTATAATCATATATGTGGTTAGCCGTAAACTATCAAACCTTGCTTACAGTCCGATTAAAAACATTGTGAATCAAGTAAACGAAATCGAAGCTTCATCACTAGATAGACATATTATATCGCCAGAAAGCAAAGACGAAATACAAGAACTTATAGAAACCTACAACAACCTGTTTAAGCGTCTCTCAGATACTTTTGTAATTCAAAAAAACTTCATAAACTACGTTTCTCATGAATTTAAAACGCCTCTAACTGCAATATCAGGGAACCTTGAAGTATTTGCACAAAAAGAAAGAACGAGTGCAGAATATAAAGAAATGTCTGAAAAAGTGCTAGAAAATGTATATCAAATAGAAGATACTCTCAATACCCTTATGATGCTTTCAGGTCTAAGAGATAATACAGAACTTAATGAGGTTTTTAGAGTCGATGAACTCGTATGGGATATTAACGACCAATTACCAGATGTACACAAACTAAAAGACGCCCAAATACAAATTGCAATAGAAATCACTAATGATAAACTCCTTTCTATAAAAGGAAATAGCAATGAGATTAAAATTGCACTGTATAATATCATAGAGAATGCTGTTAAATACTCTAATGGCAATCCTATAAAAATAAGCTTATTACAGCAAGACAACCAATTAAAAATTATAATAGAGGATCACGGAACTGGAATTAGCGAAAACGACTTGAAATTTATCAAGCAAACTTTTTACAGAGGTGAAAATGTAAATGAAATTAAAGGTAGTGGCGTAGGACTTTCTTTGGCAAACATTATCTTCAAGCAAAATAATATTCATTTTACAATTACTTCTAAAAAAGACGAAGGCACAACGGTAACACTACTTTTTCCGCCACTCTAA
- a CDS encoding TolC family protein, with product MKRIILTLLVIVSHKAVAQITTKNDTIVLSRTQAEALFLDKNLSLISEKLNIDIADAQVIQAKLWPNPTLNVGEINLWKNSTVEDLPPMLGNFGRTTQVNVELEQLIQTAGKRRKMIAMEKVGVDIAKEYFKTFLRNLKIEFRGNLTELQFVQAQEAVYQKQLSSMQTLLKAYSNQVTQGNIGKGEYIRLKASELQFLKEISELKKENNSLQKELKVLMNLPATSYIKLTDDGFLPDNKNIDSINLGNLLASAVENRPDMKVLKLENEYNNNKYKYEKAMRTPDVTLGVTYDRASNIMKDFVGVGFSMDLPFLNRNQGNIKAAKISIDQGKLLTEEKVISVQAEVLQAYEDLIVTRKLYESVDSNYEGDLDKLLESYRKNFMQRNTSILEYLDFVEAYLENKSILLNSKKDLNKNLEELRYIAGQEIN from the coding sequence TTGAAACGTATAATCTTAACCCTACTCGTTATTGTATCGCACAAAGCTGTGGCACAAATCACTACAAAAAACGATACAATTGTTCTTTCTCGAACACAGGCCGAGGCTTTGTTTCTAGACAAGAACCTTTCTCTTATTTCCGAAAAACTAAATATCGACATTGCCGATGCACAAGTTATTCAGGCGAAGTTATGGCCAAATCCCACTCTTAATGTAGGCGAGATAAATCTTTGGAAGAACTCTACTGTTGAAGACCTACCTCCTATGCTGGGTAATTTTGGTAGAACAACTCAAGTTAATGTCGAGTTAGAGCAACTTATCCAAACAGCGGGAAAAAGAAGAAAGATGATCGCCATGGAAAAAGTTGGTGTAGATATCGCTAAAGAATATTTTAAAACTTTTCTACGCAATCTGAAAATTGAGTTTAGAGGAAATCTAACCGAATTGCAATTTGTACAAGCTCAAGAGGCTGTTTACCAAAAACAACTTTCTTCGATGCAAACATTACTCAAAGCCTATAGCAATCAAGTTACACAAGGGAATATCGGTAAAGGGGAATACATTAGATTAAAAGCATCTGAATTACAATTCTTAAAAGAGATAAGCGAACTTAAGAAAGAAAATAATTCGCTGCAAAAAGAACTTAAAGTTCTTATGAATCTACCTGCAACAAGTTATATCAAACTTACTGATGATGGTTTTCTTCCTGATAATAAGAACATCGATTCTATAAATCTAGGCAATCTTTTAGCTTCTGCTGTAGAAAATAGACCCGATATGAAAGTGCTTAAACTAGAGAATGAATACAATAACAACAAGTACAAGTACGAAAAAGCCATGCGAACGCCTGATGTAACTCTAGGTGTGACTTATGATCGTGCTTCAAATATCATGAAAGATTTTGTTGGAGTAGGTTTCTCAATGGACCTTCCTTTTTTAAATAGAAATCAAGGAAATATAAAAGCTGCAAAAATAAGCATCGACCAAGGTAAATTACTAACCGAAGAAAAAGTAATAAGTGTACAAGCAGAAGTTTTACAGGCGTATGAAGATTTAATAGTTACCAGAAAACTATACGAAAGTGTTGATTCTAATTATGAAGGTGATTTGGATAAACTTTTAGAAAGCTATCGCAAAAACTTCATGCAGCGAAACACCAGCATACTAGAATATCTTGATTTTGTAGAAGCCTATTTGGAGAACAAATCAATACTACTGAATTCTAAAAAAGACCTTAATAAAAACCTTGAAGAACTACGCTATATCGCAGGTCAGGAAATTAACTAA
- a CDS encoding efflux RND transporter periplasmic adaptor subunit codes for MKKHILLPILGLMLVYGCGKKEEIKDTKDEKFCIDKDLKEKITIESAQKRAVSESINLTGNITYNNDHVVQFNSLVEGIITKTTFSLGDYVKKGQVLAEIKSTELNSMQSESKSIQSQLSVAKRQLQATKSMFDDGIASQKDLMQAQSELDVLKSSLENVKANLAMFSASSERAVFQIKAPTEGYVVAKNISPGMQITSGSEPLFTISDLKEIWVLVNVYTSNLKNVSENMLVDVTTPAYPGEVFKGKITMLSKVFDAEEHVLKARIVMENKNLKLKPGMTADIIIDKRLGDEMLVAIPAKAAIFDNNRDYILVYKNDCTIETREINPIIKNNNWIYFNKGVKEGEKVITKNHLLIHERLKN; via the coding sequence ATGAAGAAACATATTTTACTTCCTATCCTTGGATTAATGCTCGTTTACGGATGTGGCAAAAAAGAAGAAATTAAAGATACAAAAGACGAGAAGTTCTGTATTGATAAAGACTTAAAAGAAAAAATCACTATCGAGTCTGCACAAAAACGTGCCGTTAGTGAATCTATAAATCTTACTGGAAACATTACTTATAACAATGACCATGTAGTACAATTTAATAGCCTTGTAGAAGGAATTATAACCAAAACTACTTTTTCATTAGGTGATTATGTAAAGAAAGGGCAAGTACTAGCAGAAATAAAAAGTACAGAGCTTAACAGTATGCAATCAGAAAGTAAATCAATACAATCACAATTATCAGTTGCTAAACGCCAATTACAAGCTACAAAATCAATGTTTGATGATGGAATTGCATCACAAAAAGATTTAATGCAAGCACAAAGTGAATTGGATGTTTTAAAATCTTCGCTTGAGAATGTAAAAGCAAATCTAGCCATGTTTAGCGCTAGTAGCGAAAGAGCCGTTTTTCAGATCAAAGCGCCAACTGAAGGTTATGTGGTTGCTAAAAATATTAGCCCCGGAATGCAGATAACTAGCGGTAGCGAACCCCTTTTTACAATTTCTGATCTAAAAGAAATTTGGGTATTGGTAAATGTTTATACCAGTAATCTAAAAAACGTATCCGAAAATATGCTAGTAGATGTTACAACGCCAGCTTACCCAGGAGAGGTTTTCAAAGGAAAAATAACCATGCTATCTAAAGTTTTTGATGCCGAAGAACATGTGCTAAAAGCAAGAATTGTAATGGAGAACAAAAACTTAAAATTGAAACCGGGAATGACTGCCGATATCATTATCGATAAACGCTTAGGTGACGAAATGTTAGTTGCTATTCCTGCAAAAGCAGCCATTTTTGACAATAATCGCGACTATATCTTAGTCTATAAAAATGATTGTACAATCGAAACCAGAGAGATAAACCCAATTATAAAAAACAATAACTGGATTTATTTTAATAAAGGAGTTAAAGAAGGTGAAAAGGTTATTACTAAAAATCACTTGTTGATTCACGAAAGATTAAAAAACTA